Proteins encoded in a region of the Hypanus sabinus isolate sHypSab1 chromosome 12, sHypSab1.hap1, whole genome shotgun sequence genome:
- the LOC132402636 gene encoding histone H2B 1/2-like — MGVVYLIRAPRGFCSFHRLEPTAEMPEAQKSAPKKGAKKALPKPSGKSGKKRRRVRKESYSIYIYKVMKQVHPDTGISSKAMSIMNSFVSDIFERIAGEASRLAHYNKRSTISSREIQTAVRLLLPGELAKHAVSEGTKAVTKYTSSK; from the coding sequence ATGGGAGTTGTCTATTTAATCCGCGCTCCGAGGGGATTTTGTTCATTTCACCGTCTGGAACCGACTGCTGAAATGCCCGAGGCGCAGAAATCCGCTCCCAAGAAGGGCGCCAAGAAAGCTTTGCCCAAACCATCGGGCAAGTCCGGCAAGAAACGCAGGAGGGTGAGGAAGGAGAGTTACTCCATCTACATCtacaaagtgatgaagcaggttcaccccgacaccggcatctcctccaaggccatgagCATCATGAACTCGTTCGTCAGCGATATCTTCGAGCGCATCGCGGGCGAGGCTTCCCGGCTGGCTCATTATAACAAGCGATCGACCATCAGCTCCCGGGAGATCCAGACCGCCGTGCGCCTGCTGCTCCCCGGGGAGCTGGCCAAGCACGCCGTGTCGGAAGGGACAAAGGCGgtgaccaagtacaccagctccaaGTGA
- the LOC132402640 gene encoding histone H2AX-like: MTGRGKTGGKARSKAKSRSSRAGLQFPVGRVHRLLRKGNYAERVGAGAPVYLAAVLEYLTAEILELAGNAARDNKKTRIIPRHLQLAVRNDEELNKLLGGVTIAQGGVLPNIQAVLLPKKTGGASK; this comes from the coding sequence ATGACTGGACGAGGAAAAACCGGTGGCAAAGCTCGGTCCAAGGCCAAATCTCGCTCGTCCCGGGCCGGACTGCAGTTCCCGGTGGGCCGTGTTCACAGGCTCCTGAGAAAGGGCAACTATGCTGAGCGGGTGGGTGCCGGAGCCCCGGTCTATCTGGCTGCCGTGCTCGAGTATCTGACGGCTGAAATCCTCGAGTTGGCTGGTAACGCGGCCCGGGACAACAAGAAGACCCGCATCATCCCCAGACACCTGCAGCTGGCCGTCCGCAACGACGAGGAGCTCAACAAGCTGCTGGGAGGGGTGACCATCGCTCAGGGCGGGGTGCTGCCCAATATCCAGGCCGTGCTGTTGCCCAAGAAAACCGGCGGTGCCAGCAAGTGA
- the LOC132402449 gene encoding histone H1-like, with protein sequence MTETAAAESAPSAAPAATTKALKTKKVATRTKPAGPRLGGQIDKIVADCRDRRGVSIIAIKKELAANGVDVEKFNRQIKMVIKRKLESGSLVHTRGVGASGSFRAAKKESAAKKAKKPAAKTSAKKSAAKKTVAKKSPTKKQGVKKPAPKKAVAKKPAAKKPAAKKPATKKAAQKPKSPKKMTAAKAAKKSSAKPKAKSMKTKQKAAKK encoded by the coding sequence ATGACCGAGACCGCAGCCGCCGAATCGGCTCCTTCAGCCGCGCCCGCTGCCACGACCAAGGCTCTAAAGACGAAGAAGGTGGCGACCCGCACCAAGCCAGCCGGCCCCAGGCTAGGCGGACAAATCGATAAGATTGTGGCGGATTGCCGCGATCGCCGAGGGGTGTCCATAATCGCGATAAAGAAGGAGTTGGCCGCCAACGGCGTCGATGTGGAGAAGTTCAATCGCCAGATCAAGATGGTCATAAAGAGGAAATTGGAAAGCGGCTCCCTGGTTCACACTAGGGGCGTGGGTGCCTCCGGCTCCTTCAGGGCCGCTAAAAAAGAGAGTGCCGCCAAAAAAGCGAAGAAGCCAGCGGCCAAAACATCAGCCAAGAAATCTGCGGCCAAGAAAACAGTGGCTAAAAAATCTCCCACCAAAAAGCAAGGGGTGAAGAAACCAGCGCCTAAAAAAGCGGTAGCTAAGAAACCAGCGGCTAAAAAACCGGCCGCGAAGAAACCAGCGACCAAGAAGGCTGCGCAGAAGCCCAAGAGCCCCAAGAAGATGACGGCCGCGAAGGCGGCCAAAAAGTCAAGTGCCAAGCCGAAGGCGAAATCTATGAAGACCAAGCAAAAAGCAGCTAAAAAGTAA
- the LOC132402638 gene encoding histone H3, whose product MARTKQTARKSTGGKAPRKQLATKAARKSAPATGGVKKPHRYRPGTVALREIRRYQKSTELLIRKLPFQRLVREIAQDFKTDLRFQSSAVMALQEASEAYLVGLFEDTNLCAIHAKRVTIMPKDIQLARRIRGERA is encoded by the coding sequence ATGGCCCGGACAAAGCAGACGGCGCGCAAGTCAACTGGAGGGAAAGCTCCTCGCAAGCAGCTGGCCACCAAAGCGGCGCGGAAAAGCGCTCCAGCCACGGGCGGAGTGAAGAAGCCTCATCGCTACCGGCCCGGCACCGTGGCTCTGAGGGAGATCCGGCGCTACCAGAAATCCACCGAGCTGCTCATCCGCAAACTGCCCTTCCAGCGCCTGGTGCGGGAGATCGCTCAGGACTTCAAGACCGACCTGCGCTTCCAGAGCTCGGCCGTCATGGCCCTGCAGGAGGCCAGTGAAGCTTACCTGGTGGGGCTCTTTGAGGACACCAACCTGTGCGCCATCCACGCCAAACGAGTCACCATCATGCCCAAAGACATCCAGCTGGCCCGGCGTATCCGCGGGGAGCGCGCCTAA